Proteins from a single region of Caloramator sp. E03:
- the nuoF gene encoding NADH-quinone oxidoreductase subunit NuoF encodes MAFYRSQVLICGGTGCTSSESMIILQNLKNELKKHGIENEIEVVRTGCFGLCELGPIVIVYPEGAFYSKVKPEDVPELVEEHLVKGRILKRLVYHEAMEDDRIKSLNNFGFYKKQYRVALRNCGVIDPENIDEYIAFDGYKALEKVLTEMTPEQVVQVVKDSGLRGRGGGGFPTGLKWELTAKEKAAQKYIICNADEGDPGAFMDRSVLEGDPHSVLEAMAIGGYAIGANKGFIYVRAEYPIAVQRLEVAIKQARDYGLLGDNILGTGFKFDIELRLGSGAFVCGEETALMQSIEGKRGMPVPKPPFPAQSGLWKKPTVINNVETYANIPPIILNGSQWFRSIGTEKSPGTKVFALGGKITNTGLVEIPMGTTLREIIFEIGGGIPKGKKFKAVQTGGPSGGCIPAEHLDTPIEYDTLTALGSMMGSGGMIVMDEDNCMVDVARFFLEFTKDESCGKCTPCRIGTKRMLEILEKITQGKGTLEDIDKLEKLAKEIKVSALCGLGQTAPNPVLSTLKYFRDEYVAHVVDKKCPAGVCKALMRYTIVDNICKKCGICAKACPVGAIKGRVKEHFEIDQDKCVKCGACMEKCPFKAIIKK; translated from the coding sequence ATGGCATTTTATCGTTCACAGGTATTAATATGTGGTGGTACAGGATGTACTTCGTCTGAATCAATGATTATATTGCAAAACTTGAAAAATGAACTAAAAAAGCATGGAATTGAAAATGAAATTGAAGTTGTTAGAACGGGATGCTTTGGACTTTGTGAATTAGGGCCGATTGTTATTGTTTATCCTGAAGGAGCATTTTATAGCAAAGTAAAGCCAGAAGATGTTCCAGAGCTAGTTGAGGAGCATCTTGTAAAGGGTAGAATTTTAAAAAGACTTGTATATCATGAAGCAATGGAAGATGATAGAATTAAGTCATTAAATAATTTCGGATTTTATAAAAAGCAATACAGGGTTGCATTAAGAAACTGTGGAGTTATAGATCCAGAGAATATAGATGAATATATTGCTTTTGATGGGTATAAAGCTCTTGAAAAGGTTTTAACAGAGATGACTCCTGAACAAGTAGTACAAGTTGTAAAAGATTCAGGCCTTAGAGGAAGAGGAGGCGGAGGTTTCCCAACAGGATTAAAATGGGAACTAACAGCTAAGGAAAAAGCAGCTCAAAAATATATAATTTGTAATGCTGATGAAGGTGACCCAGGGGCATTTATGGATCGTTCAGTTCTTGAAGGAGATCCTCACTCTGTGCTTGAAGCTATGGCAATAGGAGGCTATGCAATTGGTGCAAATAAAGGGTTTATTTATGTAAGGGCTGAATATCCGATAGCGGTTCAAAGACTTGAAGTTGCAATAAAACAAGCAAGAGATTATGGACTTTTAGGAGATAATATACTTGGAACAGGATTTAAATTTGATATAGAGTTAAGATTGGGTTCTGGAGCTTTCGTATGTGGAGAGGAAACAGCTCTTATGCAGTCAATTGAAGGAAAACGCGGTATGCCTGTACCAAAACCACCTTTCCCAGCACAATCAGGGTTATGGAAGAAGCCAACTGTAATAAATAATGTTGAAACTTATGCTAATATTCCTCCAATAATATTAAATGGTTCACAATGGTTTAGAAGTATTGGAACTGAAAAGAGCCCAGGAACTAAAGTATTTGCTCTTGGAGGTAAGATTACAAATACTGGGCTTGTTGAAATACCGATGGGTACAACACTAAGAGAGATAATATTTGAAATTGGTGGAGGAATTCCAAAGGGTAAAAAGTTTAAAGCTGTTCAAACAGGAGGACCATCCGGTGGATGTATACCAGCTGAGCATCTTGATACTCCTATTGAATATGATACACTTACAGCTCTTGGTTCTATGATGGGTTCAGGTGGTATGATAGTAATGGATGAAGATAACTGCATGGTTGACGTTGCAAGATTTTTCCTTGAATTTACAAAAGACGAGTCTTGTGGAAAATGTACTCCATGTAGAATTGGTACAAAAAGAATGCTTGAGATACTTGAAAAGATAACACAAGGAAAAGGAACATTAGAGGATATAGATAAGCTTGAGAAACTTGCGAAGGAAATAAAAGTTTCTGCACTTTGCGGACTTGGACAAACAGCTCCAAACCCTGTACTTTCAACATTAAAGTATTTTAGAGATGAATATGTAGCCCATGTTGTAGATAAGAAGTGTCCAGCTGGAGTATGTAAAGCACTAATGAGATACACTATAGTTGATAATATATGTAAAAAGTGTGGAATTTGTGCAAAAGCATGTCCTGTTGGAGCTATTAAAGGAAGAGTTAAAGAACATTTTGAAATTGATCAGGATAAGTGTGTAAAATGTGGTGCATGTATGGAAAAATGTCCTTTCAAGGCTATTATTAAGAAGTAA
- a CDS encoding ATP-binding protein, translating into MDILENSINAKATLVYIEIIEDKCKNILKIVIKDNGVGIKKEDIDKVKDPFVTSRKTRKVGLGISLFEAACLRCDGKLNIYSIEGEGTEVEAIMKYNHIDRAPLGKIEDTIISALLYQNIDIVYKHIVDGNEFHFDSREVKKIAGEDLTIPEVLQWIRQYIKEGIQEIGGGVF; encoded by the coding sequence ATGGATATACTTGAGAACTCAATAAATGCGAAGGCAACTCTTGTATATATTGAAATTATAGAGGACAAGTGTAAAAACATACTAAAAATAGTAATTAAGGACAATGGAGTTGGAATAAAAAAAGAAGATATTGACAAGGTAAAGGATCCTTTTGTTACATCACGAAAGACAAGAAAAGTTGGATTGGGAATATCGCTATTTGAAGCAGCATGTTTAAGGTGTGATGGCAAATTAAATATATATTCAATTGAGGGTGAAGGAACAGAAGTAGAGGCTATTATGAAGTATAACCATATAGATAGGGCACCTTTAGGAAAAATAGAAGATACAATAATAAGTGCTCTTCTCTATCAAAATATTGATATTGTTTATAAACATATTGTAGATGGCAATGAATTTCACTTTGATAGCAGAGAAGTAAAAAAAATAGCTGGAGAAGATTTGACAATACCTGAGGTACTTCAGTGGATAAGACAATATATAAAAGAAGGTATTCAAGAAATAGGTGGAGGTGTATTTTAA
- the mreC gene encoding rod shape-determining protein MreC, producing MDFLKNKLLTIVLVLCLAFTIFVGITANKKDNTGIIQGAITSTITPIQKYIYIAGQRINNMFYYILSISSLRKENIRLNTEVQNLNQKLIEYERYKRENQELVSLLNLKNTYKNIKFLSANVIGKVGENWFDIIIIDVGEDDGIKKGQYVFAGQGLVGQVIEVNKNTSKVLTILDEKSNIPGKISSTGEDGMIIGEGNSLKDKICKMDYLPLETKAKPGDLVVTSNIINNEDVLIPSDILIGTIIKVEEEKSNLMNAAYIKPAVDFSRLEKVLVVIR from the coding sequence ATGGACTTTTTAAAGAACAAGTTACTTACAATAGTACTTGTTCTTTGCCTTGCTTTTACTATTTTTGTTGGTATAACTGCAAATAAAAAGGATAATACAGGTATTATTCAGGGAGCAATAACTTCTACAATTACTCCTATACAAAAGTATATATATATTGCAGGGCAAAGGATAAATAATATGTTTTATTATATACTTTCAATATCTTCTTTAAGGAAGGAAAATATAAGGTTAAACACTGAGGTTCAAAATTTAAATCAAAAATTAATAGAATATGAAAGATACAAAAGAGAAAACCAGGAGTTAGTAAGTTTGCTAAACCTGAAGAATACCTATAAGAATATTAAATTTTTATCCGCAAATGTTATTGGAAAAGTAGGAGAAAATTGGTTTGATATTATTATTATAGATGTAGGAGAAGATGATGGGATAAAAAAAGGCCAATATGTATTTGCAGGGCAAGGACTTGTTGGACAAGTGATTGAAGTTAATAAAAATACATCAAAGGTCCTTACTATACTTGATGAGAAGTCTAATATCCCAGGAAAAATATCTTCAACTGGTGAAGATGGAATGATAATTGGGGAAGGGAATTCTCTAAAGGATAAGATTTGCAAAATGGATTATCTTCCTCTTGAAACTAAGGCAAAACCTGGAGATTTAGTTGTAACATCAAATATAATAAACAATGAAGATGTATTAATACCTTCAGATATATTAATAGGAACAATAATAAAAGTTGAAGAGGAAAAATCAAACCTTATGAATGCGGCCTATATAAAGCCAGCTGTTGATTTTTCAAGGCTTGAAAAGGTTTTAGTTGTTATTAGATGA
- a CDS encoding rod shape-determining protein, which yields MALFGFSKDMGIDLGTANTLIYVKGKGIILREPSVVAIKNDNSKAVLAVGNEAKEMIGRTPGNIVAIRPLKDGVIADFDITQTMLKMFIKKVTNNSTFVRPRIVVCFPSGVTEVEKRAIEEATKQAGASEVYLMEEPMAAAIGAGLPVSEPTGSMVVDIGGGTTEVAVISLGGIVTSKSLRIAGDELDQSIVTYVKKEYNLMIGERTAEQIKMEIGSAFPREEEKTMEIKGRDLVTGLPKIITITSEEIREAIKEPVSAIIDAIKSTLEKTPPELAADIMDKGIMITGGGALLQGLDQLINRETHMPVHIAENPLDCVALGAGKSLEHINKYGRAYASSRKSR from the coding sequence ATGGCTTTATTTGGATTTTCAAAGGATATGGGAATAGATTTAGGTACAGCAAATACTCTAATATATGTAAAGGGTAAAGGAATTATACTTAGGGAGCCCTCTGTTGTTGCTATAAAAAATGATAATTCTAAAGCTGTTCTAGCAGTTGGAAATGAAGCTAAGGAAATGATTGGAAGAACCCCAGGAAATATAGTTGCGATACGTCCATTAAAGGATGGAGTAATTGCTGATTTTGATATTACTCAAACTATGCTTAAGATGTTTATAAAAAAGGTTACAAATAATAGTACTTTTGTTAGACCAAGAATAGTTGTATGTTTTCCATCAGGAGTAACTGAAGTTGAAAAAAGAGCAATTGAGGAGGCAACAAAGCAAGCTGGAGCAAGTGAAGTGTATCTTATGGAAGAACCTATGGCTGCTGCAATAGGTGCAGGACTTCCAGTAAGTGAGCCAACTGGTAGTATGGTTGTTGATATTGGTGGAGGTACAACAGAGGTTGCAGTGATATCCCTCGGAGGAATAGTAACAAGTAAATCGCTTAGAATAGCTGGAGATGAACTTGATCAGTCAATTGTTACTTATGTTAAAAAAGAATATAATCTTATGATAGGTGAAAGAACTGCAGAACAGATAAAGATGGAAATAGGCTCAGCTTTTCCAAGAGAAGAAGAAAAGACTATGGAAATAAAAGGGAGAGACCTTGTTACTGGGCTTCCTAAAATTATAACGATAACATCAGAGGAGATAAGGGAGGCAATTAAAGAGCCAGTTTCAGCAATAATAGATGCAATAAAGTCTACCCTTGAAAAGACTCCTCCAGAGCTTGCAGCAGATATTATGGATAAGGGAATTATGATAACAGGAGGAGGAGCACTGCTTCAAGGTCTTGATCAACTTATAAATAGGGAAACTCACATGCCTGTTCATATTGCAGAAAATCCTCTTGATTGTGTTGCACTTGGAGCAGGAAAGTCTCTTGAGCATATTAATAAATATGGAAGAGCTTATGCTTCATCACGAAAATCAAGGTAG
- a CDS encoding Maf family protein translates to MKRIILASNSPRRIELLSLFNIKFEVMSSECDEKIEDDMSPYEMACTLAEKKASAVADRVDGDCIIIGADTIVYKDGNILGKPIDEKDAYKMLSFLSGNSHNVITGICIIDKMNKDIYKSYEETLVYFKPLTNKEIMDYIKTGEPFDKAGAYGIQRFGSLFVEKIEGCYFNVVGFPINKIYNALGNMGVNLLTGES, encoded by the coding sequence ATGAAAAGAATTATACTTGCATCTAACTCTCCAAGAAGAATTGAGCTTTTAAGTTTATTCAATATCAAGTTTGAAGTTATGTCTTCAGAATGTGATGAAAAAATTGAAGATGATATGTCACCCTATGAAATGGCGTGTACTCTTGCAGAGAAAAAAGCATCAGCTGTTGCGGATAGGGTTGATGGAGATTGCATTATAATTGGTGCAGATACAATTGTATATAAAGATGGAAATATATTAGGAAAGCCAATAGATGAAAAGGATGCATATAAAATGCTTTCTTTTCTTAGTGGTAATTCTCACAATGTAATAACAGGTATATGTATTATTGATAAAATGAATAAGGACATATACAAAAGTTATGAAGAGACTTTGGTATATTTTAAACCATTGACTAATAAAGAGATTATGGATTATATTAAAACAGGAGAACCTTTTGATAAAGCTGGTGCATATGGTATACAAAGATTTGGAAGTTTATTTGTTGAAAAAATAGAAGGTTGCTACTTTAATGTGGTTGGCTTTCCTATAAATAAAATATATAATGCATTAGGGAATATGGGGGTAAATCTTTTAACAGGAGAAAGTTGA
- a CDS encoding DUF4321 domain-containing protein, which yields MNRSLRGVGYLILLLLLFGLAGGALGEIIGRNFKSLSYLGHYSTIGMAKPITFNLKLLSLTFGINFNINILSIIGMILGIFIYKKM from the coding sequence ATGAATAGATCTTTAAGGGGAGTAGGTTATCTTATACTTTTATTATTGCTTTTTGGACTTGCAGGAGGTGCATTAGGAGAAATAATAGGACGAAACTTTAAAAGCCTTTCTTATTTAGGGCATTATTCAACTATTGGGATGGCAAAGCCTATAACTTTTAATTTAAAGCTTTTATCCTTAACCTTTGGAATTAATTTTAATATAAATATATTATCAATTATTGGAATGATATTAGGAATTTTTATATATAAAAAAATGTAG
- the radC gene encoding RadC family protein, whose amino-acid sequence MEKTELTIKDIPIQDRPRERLIKFGPEALSNSELLAIIIRTGTKAENALSLSNKLIAYGKGLEFLSNCTVQELSKIKGIGTAKAAQIKAAIELGKRLRSYRSDRTITINSPKDAAEIVMEDMRYYKKEHFKVIFLNTKNVVIDVKDLSIGNLNSSIVHPREVYNEAIKKSSASIIAIHNHPSGDPTPSQEDINITKRLVEAGKIIGIDLLDHIIIGDGCFISLKEKGIIF is encoded by the coding sequence ATGGAGAAAACAGAATTAACTATAAAGGATATACCCATACAGGACAGACCACGAGAGAGACTTATAAAGTTTGGTCCAGAAGCCTTATCTAATTCAGAGCTTTTGGCTATTATAATTAGAACAGGTACAAAAGCTGAAAATGCATTAAGTCTTTCTAACAAGTTGATTGCTTATGGTAAAGGATTAGAATTTTTATCAAATTGTACTGTACAAGAGCTTAGCAAAATAAAAGGTATTGGAACTGCAAAGGCTGCTCAGATTAAAGCAGCTATTGAGCTTGGAAAAAGATTAAGAAGCTATCGTAGTGATAGGACAATAACTATAAATAGTCCTAAAGATGCTGCAGAAATAGTTATGGAAGATATGAGATACTATAAAAAAGAGCATTTTAAGGTTATTTTTCTAAATACAAAAAACGTTGTTATTGATGTAAAAGATTTATCGATTGGCAATTTAAATTCTTCTATTGTACATCCAAGAGAAGTATACAATGAAGCAATTAAAAAAAGCAGTGCATCGATTATTGCTATTCATAACCATCCTTCTGGGGATCCAACTCCAAGCCAGGAAGATATAAATATTACAAAAAGGCTTGTTGAGGCTGGAAAAATAATAGGAATAGATCTTCTTGATCACATAATTATAGGGGATGGTTGCTTTATAAGTTTAAAAGAAAAAGGTATAATATTTTAA
- the mreD gene encoding rod shape-determining protein MreD, protein MKKYAYIIFIAIIAIVIQQSLISSINIFGAKFDIVYVLIICFSLLRNELESVVFALICGIIRDSFFPFVFGINCIIYIITAFLLAKLQKRIYRDSLIIPVFFTFVFTILKTILYYSYFYIASIKFDFKVHVSQLIFLESVYNSIVSIFLYRITKNICLKDVMQEEWKF, encoded by the coding sequence ATGAAAAAATATGCTTATATTATATTTATTGCCATAATTGCAATTGTTATACAACAATCTTTGATTTCAAGTATCAATATATTTGGAGCAAAATTTGACATTGTATATGTATTAATTATATGTTTTTCTTTATTAAGAAATGAATTAGAGAGTGTTGTTTTTGCATTGATTTGTGGTATTATTAGAGATAGCTTTTTTCCTTTTGTATTTGGAATAAATTGTATTATATATATTATAACTGCTTTTCTTTTAGCAAAGCTGCAGAAACGAATATATAGGGATTCTCTAATAATACCTGTTTTTTTTACTTTTGTTTTTACTATATTAAAAACAATTCTTTACTATTCATATTTCTACATTGCATCAATTAAATTTGATTTTAAAGTTCATGTTTCCCAGCTCATTTTTTTGGAGTCTGTTTATAATTCGATTGTAAGCATATTTTTATATAGAATTACTAAAAATATATGTCTTAAGGATGTAATGCAAGAAGAATGGAAATTTTAG
- the nuoE gene encoding NADH-quinone oxidoreductase subunit NuoE — MGNEQKCCCGCSCNEKDDRYEKALEIIKSYKEVKGGLMPVLQQIQNVYGYLPEDILKKVSEELNIPMTEIYGVATFYSFFSLKPKGEHIIRVCLGTACYVKGAQQIIDKLSEVLSVEVNDTTKDGKFTLEATRCLGACGLAPVMMIDSKVYGRLTPDDIPNIIKEFE, encoded by the coding sequence ATGGGCAATGAACAAAAATGCTGTTGTGGCTGCAGTTGCAATGAAAAAGATGACAGATATGAAAAGGCTCTGGAAATAATAAAATCTTACAAAGAGGTTAAGGGTGGGTTAATGCCTGTTCTACAGCAGATACAAAATGTTTATGGTTACCTTCCTGAAGATATATTAAAGAAAGTTTCTGAGGAACTTAATATTCCAATGACAGAAATTTATGGAGTTGCTACATTTTACTCATTTTTCTCTTTAAAACCAAAGGGTGAGCATATAATAAGAGTTTGCCTTGGTACTGCATGTTATGTTAAAGGTGCTCAGCAAATAATTGATAAACTATCAGAAGTATTAAGTGTAGAGGTTAATGATACAACAAAAGATGGGAAGTTTACACTTGAGGCTACTCGATGCCTTGGAGCATGTGGACTTGCACCTGTAATGATGATAGACAGTAAGGTTTACGGTAGATTAACACCAGATGATATTCCAAATATAATAAAGGAATTCGAATAG
- a CDS encoding (2Fe-2S) ferredoxin domain-containing protein produces the protein MKTIKELEEIRKKTLEVVNQRKDRTTTRIVVGMATCGIAAGARPVLLAIMDEVSKLGLTDVIVAQTGCIGLCRLEPIVEVIRPGEEKVTYIKMTPEKARRIVKEHVVEGKVVDEYVMHVVDGKVLNDYSVQND, from the coding sequence ATGAAGACAATAAAGGAACTTGAAGAGATAAGAAAGAAAACCCTTGAAGTTGTAAACCAGAGAAAAGATAGAACAACAACAAGAATAGTAGTTGGAATGGCAACTTGTGGTATAGCAGCAGGAGCAAGACCTGTACTTTTAGCTATAATGGACGAAGTTAGTAAACTTGGCCTTACTGATGTTATTGTTGCGCAAACTGGATGTATTGGACTTTGTAGGCTTGAACCGATTGTTGAAGTTATAAGACCGGGAGAAGAAAAAGTTACTTATATAAAAATGACTCCTGAAAAAGCAAGAAGAATTGTAAAAGAACATGTAGTTGAAGGTAAAGTCGTTGATGAATATGTGATGCACGTTGTTGATGGAAAAGTACTGAATGATTATTCGGTACAAAACGATTGA
- a CDS encoding C40 family peptidase — MVLGKGDTERIINYAKKFLGVKYVYGSSSSKAFDCSGFTMYVFKSLGINLPHSASEQSKKGLAVSKDNLKVGDLVFFETSNRGISHVGIYIGSNKFIHASSGAGHVVITSLSDTYYASRYRGATRIVN, encoded by the coding sequence ATGGTACTTGGAAAAGGGGATACAGAAAGAATTATAAATTATGCTAAAAAGTTTTTAGGAGTAAAGTACGTGTACGGATCTTCATCTTCAAAAGCATTTGATTGTTCAGGATTTACTATGTATGTATTCAAGTCATTAGGTATTAACCTTCCTCATTCAGCATCTGAGCAGTCTAAGAAGGGACTTGCAGTATCTAAGGACAATTTAAAAGTTGGTGATTTAGTGTTTTTTGAAACTAGTAATAGGGGGATATCCCATGTTGGTATCTACATAGGCAGCAATAAGTTTATACATGCTTCATCAGGAGCTGGACATGTTGTAATAACAAGCCTTTCAGATACTTATTATGCTTCAAGATATAGAGGTGCGACACGAATAGTTAATTAA
- a CDS encoding NADH-dependent [FeFe] hydrogenase, group A6 produces the protein MEMVKFKIDGIELEVPKGTTVLEAARKIGIEIPTLCYLKDVNNPASCRACLVEVGPRLIASCALVAENNMDVKTNTPKVREARKTVIKLLLSNHKRECTTCIRSENCELQRLAKELNIRDVEYEGERTKGIADYSSTSVVRDQEKCVLCGRCISTCGNIQSVHAIGWARRGFETNVTPAYSRPLADTVCVNCGQCIIACPVGALHEKENIKDVWKALNDKDKYVVVQTAPAVRVAIGEEFGLPMGTRVTGKMAAALRKLGFDKVFDTDFAADLTIMEEGTELLKRLNTGKNLPLMTSCCPGWVKFVEHQYPDMIDNLSTCKSPHQMEGALIKSYFAQKMGIDPKNIVVVSIMPCVAKKFEEQREELSCDGLSDVDYVLTTRELAQMIKEAGIDFVNLSDEEFDNPFGESTGAAVIFGATGGVAEAALRTIFELLAGKELETVDYTAVRGLEDIKEAVIELPDGRKINAAVAHGLSNARKVLEMVKNGEKHFDFIEVMACPGGCVNGGGQPIVNAKVREKIDVRLERAKGIYREDKDLPLRKSHKNPYIKKLYEEFLKEPNSEVSHKYLHTHYVKREKY, from the coding sequence ATGGAAATGGTTAAGTTTAAAATAGATGGGATTGAACTTGAAGTTCCAAAAGGTACAACGGTTCTTGAAGCTGCAAGAAAAATAGGAATAGAAATACCAACTCTTTGTTATCTTAAGGATGTAAATAATCCTGCTTCCTGCCGTGCATGTTTAGTAGAAGTAGGACCAAGACTTATAGCATCTTGTGCTCTTGTTGCTGAGAATAATATGGACGTTAAAACAAATACTCCAAAGGTTAGGGAAGCAAGAAAAACAGTTATAAAACTTCTTTTGTCAAATCATAAGAGAGAATGTACAACTTGTATAAGAAGTGAAAACTGTGAACTTCAAAGGCTTGCAAAAGAACTTAATATAAGAGACGTTGAATATGAAGGAGAAAGAACAAAGGGTATAGCTGATTACTCTTCGACTTCAGTTGTAAGAGATCAGGAAAAATGTGTACTTTGTGGAAGATGTATAAGTACATGTGGAAACATTCAAAGCGTACATGCTATTGGCTGGGCAAGAAGAGGTTTTGAAACTAATGTAACCCCTGCCTATAGTAGGCCATTAGCTGATACTGTTTGTGTAAATTGTGGACAATGTATAATTGCGTGTCCAGTTGGAGCCTTACATGAAAAAGAAAATATAAAAGATGTATGGAAGGCCTTAAATGATAAAGATAAATATGTTGTTGTTCAGACAGCACCTGCGGTTAGAGTTGCAATTGGAGAAGAGTTTGGGCTTCCAATGGGGACAAGAGTAACTGGAAAGATGGCAGCAGCACTTAGAAAGCTTGGATTTGATAAAGTATTTGATACAGATTTTGCTGCAGATTTAACTATTATGGAAGAGGGTACTGAGCTTTTAAAGAGATTAAATACAGGAAAGAACTTACCACTTATGACTTCATGCTGTCCAGGATGGGTAAAGTTTGTAGAGCACCAATATCCTGATATGATAGATAATCTTTCAACATGTAAGTCTCCTCATCAAATGGAAGGAGCATTAATAAAGAGTTATTTTGCACAAAAGATGGGAATAGATCCTAAAAATATAGTTGTTGTATCAATAATGCCTTGCGTTGCTAAGAAGTTTGAAGAACAAAGAGAAGAATTATCCTGTGATGGACTTTCAGATGTTGATTATGTTTTAACAACAAGAGAGCTTGCACAGATGATAAAAGAAGCTGGAATTGATTTTGTAAATCTATCTGATGAAGAATTTGATAATCCATTTGGAGAATCAACTGGAGCTGCTGTAATATTTGGTGCAACTGGAGGAGTTGCTGAAGCAGCATTAAGAACAATATTTGAACTTCTTGCAGGCAAAGAGCTTGAAACAGTTGATTATACAGCAGTTCGTGGGCTTGAAGATATAAAGGAAGCAGTTATTGAGCTCCCAGATGGAAGAAAGATAAATGCAGCTGTTGCTCATGGACTTTCTAACGCAAGAAAAGTTCTTGAAATGGTTAAAAACGGTGAAAAGCATTTTGACTTCATTGAAGTTATGGCATGTCCTGGAGGTTGTGTAAATGGAGGCGGACAGCCAATAGTTAATGCTAAGGTGAGAGAAAAAATAGATGTTAGATTAGAAAGAGCAAAGGGAATATATAGAGAGGATAAGGATCTTCCATTAAGAAAGTCTCATAAGAACCCATATATTAAAAAGCTCTATGAGGAATTTTTAAAAGAACCTAATAGTGAAGTAAGCCATAAATATCTGCATACTCATTATGTAAAAAGAGAAAAATATTAA
- a CDS encoding SPOR domain-containing protein — translation MRFNLKDIWDKVKNSKRAKALLMFFVVLPLVSIICGSIIAKKIIIPITNKSIEGKNQDTEAVTINNHIYNYYYVQTGVFTNQENAKMLKKELNRNEIDSAIVKDKDVYRVIVSISYKDEFEDLKKRLKELKIDYIVKEVKINSIINNGKELQVINKYIEQISDVLYKQIDMYYSKDLEQDDKNLQNIIQLMKNMAMNNIDNKIEENFKTCNNIIIKDVENFTANKQKGAKESMLENLANEIFTIKSFYDFVSQYYIN, via the coding sequence ATGAGGTTTAATTTAAAAGATATTTGGGATAAAGTTAAAAACTCCAAAAGAGCAAAAGCCTTATTAATGTTTTTTGTTGTACTTCCTTTAGTTTCAATTATATGTGGTAGTATTATAGCAAAGAAAATTATTATTCCTATAACAAATAAAAGTATAGAAGGTAAAAATCAAGATACAGAAGCTGTAACGATAAATAACCATATCTATAATTATTATTATGTTCAAACTGGAGTATTTACAAATCAAGAAAATGCAAAAATGCTTAAAAAAGAATTGAACCGTAATGAAATAGATTCTGCAATTGTTAAGGATAAGGATGTATATAGAGTAATTGTATCCATATCTTATAAAGATGAATTTGAAGATTTAAAGAAAAGGCTTAAAGAGCTTAAAATAGATTACATAGTAAAAGAAGTTAAAATAAATAGTATTATTAATAATGGTAAAGAATTACAAGTAATCAATAAATATATAGAGCAGATATCTGATGTATTATATAAGCAAATAGATATGTATTATAGCAAGGATTTAGAACAAGACGATAAAAATTTGCAGAATATAATACAGCTTATGAAGAATATGGCAATGAATAACATAGATAATAAAATTGAGGAAAATTTTAAAACATGTAACAATATAATAATTAAGGACGTTGAAAATTTTACTGCAAATAAACAAAAAGGAGCTAAAGAAAGTATGCTTGAAAATCTGGCTAATGAAATTTTTACTATAAAATCCTTTTATGATTTTGTTAGCCAGTATTATATAAACTGA